One Salvelinus fontinalis isolate EN_2023a chromosome 11, ASM2944872v1, whole genome shotgun sequence DNA window includes the following coding sequences:
- the LOC129866100 gene encoding uncharacterized protein LOC129866100 produces the protein MIHGKKPPVIIHGTKPPVMIHGKMPPVMIHGTKPPVMIHGTKPPMRIHGTKPPVRIHGTRPPMRDVSPEPPATPSSPEPPASPSSPEPPASPSSPEPPATPSSPEPPATSSSPEPPASPSSPEPPASPSSPEPPATPSSPEPPASPSGPEQPESPSCPEQREPPVCPELPEPPVSQELPEPPVCPELPEPPVSQELPEPPVSQELPEPPVSQELPELPFTTELPESPFTMARPESPACPALPESPIYSGPTARVPSPRSAARVAAPNAPLKRTKTMVEWGPGPTPEPPPRTDAHPDPPL, from the coding sequence atgatccatggcaagaagcctccagtgataatccatggcacgaagcctccagtgatgatccatggcaagatgcctccagtgatgatccatggcacgaagcctcctgtgatgatccatggcacgaagcctccaatgaggatccatggcacgaagcctccggtaaggatccatggcacgaggcctccaatgagggacgtcagtccggagcctccagcaacgccttctagtccggagcctccagcgtcgccctctagtccggaacctccagcatcgccctctagtccggagcctccagcgacgcccagcagtccggagcctccagcaacgtcttctagtccggagcctccagcgtcaccctctagtccggagcctccagcatcgccctctagtccggagcctccagcgacgccctctagtccggagcctccagcgtcgccctccggtccggagcagccagagtctccctcctgtccggagcagcgagaaccgcccgtctgtcctgagctgccagagccgcccgtcagtcaggagctgccagagccgcccgtctgtcctgagctgccggagccgcccgtcagtcaggagctgccggagccgcccgtcagtcaggagctgccggagccgcctgtcagtcaggagctgccggagttGCCCTTCACTAcggagctgccggagtcgccctTCACTATGGCTAGGccggagtctcccgcctgtccggcgctgccggagtctcccATCTATTCGGGGCCCACtgcaagggtccccagtccgaggtcggcggcgagggtcgccgctccaaaTGCGCCACTTAAGCGgacaaagactatggtggagtggggtccaggtcccacgccagagccgccaccgcggacagacgcccacccagaccctcccctatag